From Solwaraspora sp. WMMD792, a single genomic window includes:
- a CDS encoding phage tail tube protein, with protein sequence MSGLDAFGTQFKRGDGATPTEAFTAIANVTSISGPARTRETIDVTAHDSPDGWMQFVGSLKDGGEVSLEINYDPTEATHDLDDDFDDDQPRNYQIVILPDTADEHTWDLAGILTELGDEFPYDDKMGRSLTVKISGKPTLTPTGS encoded by the coding sequence GTGTCTGGACTTGACGCGTTCGGCACCCAGTTCAAGCGCGGGGACGGTGCCACGCCGACCGAGGCGTTCACCGCCATCGCCAACGTGACCAGCATTTCCGGGCCGGCGCGGACGCGGGAGACGATCGACGTCACCGCCCACGACAGCCCGGACGGGTGGATGCAGTTCGTCGGCAGCCTCAAGGACGGCGGCGAGGTCAGCCTTGAGATCAACTACGACCCGACCGAGGCGACGCACGACCTGGACGACGACTTCGACGACGACCAGCCGCGGAACTACCAGATCGTGATCCTGCCGGACACGGCAGACGAACACACGTGGGACCTCGCCGGCATCCTCACCGAGCTGGGCGACGAGTTCCCGTACGACGACAAGATGGGCCGCAGTCTGACCGTCAAGATCAGCGGCAAGCCGACCCTCACCCCGACCGGGAGCTGA
- a CDS encoding DUF4035 domain-containing protein, whose amino-acid sequence MDSREVAGWMAYERVTGPLGPARGDIQAAIVASTIANSNRGKRGKRYRPEDFIPEWDRPEAAAGPQDEHDHLRLIKQLNAQMGGRTRRGGDPGGDSGGPHGQDRRRRRRR is encoded by the coding sequence ATGGACTCGCGCGAGGTCGCCGGGTGGATGGCGTACGAGCGGGTGACCGGGCCGCTCGGCCCGGCCCGCGGCGACATCCAGGCCGCCATCGTGGCGTCGACCATCGCGAACTCGAACCGGGGCAAACGCGGGAAGCGGTACCGGCCGGAGGACTTCATTCCGGAATGGGACCGCCCGGAGGCGGCCGCCGGCCCGCAGGACGAGCACGACCACCTGCGGCTGATCAAACAACTCAACGCCCAGATGGGCGGCCGTACACGTCGAGGAGGTGACCCGGGTGGCGACTCTGGCGGACCTCATGGTCAAGATCGGCGTCGACGCCGGCGGCGTTGA
- a CDS encoding phage tail tape measure protein produces MATLADLMVKIGVDAGGVEKGTKAIRSTFNRTWQAVKKSAAIGAVAIGATLAVGIAGAMDLDRARAQLEARLGDPVLAAKVGDVAGEVYGRGFAASAADAMAATRAVLSSGLVPDGDAAKLEDLTVRTQAYATAWGVDVAAAAQYASTLIGSGLARDATHALDLITAASRRVPEALVPDVLEVADEYSQFFRAVGFSGEQTFALLTDAATKGKWGLDKTGDAIKEMTLLATEMSDSTKTAYESIGLDAHKMSNDLLAGGDRAQAAFQKIVGGLASIKDPTSQAEQAIALFGAPLEDLNKSDIPQFLQSMASVGDGLETVAGASDSAGAALEGSASQRLDNFRRKAELALVTTLADAVPYIEATFGWLQKNSDWVVPLATGLGILATAIALVVIAVKIWTAVQTAWGIVMATTLGPVLLIIAGVALLVAVIVWIATQTTWFQDLWSVIWTAIVAVVKWAVDWIVTGWTWLFDTVITLAKLWWTVFSTVWITIGKFFIALFKTWWGIFSGFWKGVGRIAVAMWNEIQSRIDRFVAFFKGLPGKLSRGARGMFDGLKTAFRTALNWLIARWNNFSLTLGGGSVLGLDIPSVTLSTPNIPYLADGGIVPATPGGRLAVIGEGRYDEAVVPLPRGARDLDGGGGDTTVLFEGDGSRLMALLLEIIRELVRVKGRGNVQLAFGQRGAR; encoded by the coding sequence GTGGCGACTCTGGCGGACCTCATGGTCAAGATCGGCGTCGACGCCGGCGGCGTTGAGAAAGGCACCAAAGCGATCCGGTCGACGTTCAACCGGACGTGGCAGGCGGTCAAGAAGTCCGCTGCGATCGGCGCGGTCGCGATCGGCGCCACCCTCGCCGTCGGCATCGCCGGCGCGATGGACCTGGACCGGGCCCGCGCACAGCTGGAGGCCCGGCTGGGTGATCCGGTGCTCGCGGCGAAGGTGGGTGATGTCGCCGGCGAGGTCTACGGGAGAGGCTTCGCGGCCAGCGCTGCCGACGCGATGGCCGCGACCAGGGCCGTGCTGTCGTCCGGACTGGTGCCGGACGGGGACGCCGCGAAGCTGGAGGACCTGACCGTACGGACCCAGGCGTACGCGACGGCGTGGGGCGTCGACGTCGCAGCGGCCGCGCAGTACGCCTCCACGTTGATCGGGTCCGGGCTGGCGCGGGACGCGACGCACGCCCTGGACCTCATCACCGCGGCGAGCCGGCGCGTACCGGAGGCACTGGTGCCGGACGTGTTGGAGGTCGCCGACGAGTACAGCCAGTTCTTCCGTGCGGTCGGGTTCAGCGGTGAGCAGACGTTCGCGCTGCTGACCGACGCCGCGACCAAGGGCAAGTGGGGTCTGGACAAGACCGGCGACGCCATCAAAGAGATGACGCTCCTGGCCACCGAGATGTCCGACTCGACGAAGACCGCGTACGAGTCGATCGGGCTCGACGCGCACAAGATGTCGAACGACCTGTTGGCCGGTGGTGACCGCGCCCAGGCCGCGTTTCAGAAGATCGTCGGCGGACTGGCGTCCATCAAGGACCCGACCAGCCAGGCAGAGCAGGCGATCGCGCTGTTCGGCGCGCCGTTGGAGGACCTCAACAAGTCGGACATCCCGCAGTTTCTGCAGTCGATGGCGTCGGTGGGTGACGGCCTGGAGACCGTGGCCGGGGCGAGCGACTCGGCCGGTGCCGCGCTGGAGGGCTCGGCCAGCCAGCGACTCGACAACTTCCGCCGGAAGGCCGAACTGGCCCTGGTCACCACGCTGGCCGATGCCGTGCCGTACATCGAAGCCACCTTCGGCTGGCTGCAGAAAAACTCGGACTGGGTGGTGCCGTTGGCGACCGGCCTCGGCATTCTCGCTACGGCGATCGCGCTCGTTGTTATCGCGGTCAAGATTTGGACGGCGGTGCAGACCGCGTGGGGCATCGTGATGGCGACGACCCTCGGCCCCGTCCTGCTGATCATCGCCGGTGTCGCTCTGTTGGTCGCAGTGATCGTGTGGATCGCGACGCAGACGACGTGGTTCCAGGACCTGTGGTCGGTCATCTGGACGGCGATCGTGGCGGTCGTGAAGTGGGCGGTCGACTGGATCGTCACGGGCTGGACGTGGCTGTTCGATACCGTGATCACCCTCGCCAAGCTGTGGTGGACGGTCTTCTCCACCGTTTGGATCACGATCGGGAAGTTCTTTATCGCCTTGTTTAAGACGTGGTGGGGCATCTTCTCCGGCTTTTGGAAGGGTGTCGGCCGGATCGCGGTCGCGATGTGGAACGAGATCCAGTCGAGGATCGACCGGTTCGTTGCATTCTTCAAAGGACTCCCCGGCAAATTGTCGCGCGGCGCGCGGGGCATGTTCGACGGGCTGAAGACGGCGTTCCGCACTGCCCTGAACTGGCTGATCGCCCGGTGGAACAACTTCTCGCTGACGTTGGGTGGTGGGTCGGTCCTCGGCCTGGACATCCCGTCGGTGACCCTGTCGACGCCGAACATCCCGTACCTGGCCGATGGTGGGATCGTGCCGGCGACGCCGGGTGGCCGGCTGGCGGTGATCGGTGAGGGCCGGTACGACGAGGCGGTGGTGCCGTTGCCGCGCGGTGCCCGCGACCTGGACGGTGGCGGCGGGGACACGACGGTCCTGTTCGAGGGCGACGGCAGCCGACTGATGGCCCTGTTGTTGGAGATCATCCGGGAGCTGGTGCGGGTCAAGGGTCGCGGGAACGTGCAGTTGGCGTTCGGGCAGCGGGGTGCCCGGTGA
- a CDS encoding peptidoglycan recognition family protein, translated as MARWTDLATWRGPTVNSGNGTGKPDEPADRLDAHHGVVVHIAAGYFDGTITWQRNPASRVSSHFIVAKDGRIAQMVDTDIRAWTQRAGNRTWLSIENEGFLPDPLTPPQLESNAQLLARAHTEHGVRLQIASSPDGRGLGHHSMGAENGYDWGHSQCPGPAIVAQKPAIVARAKQIVEGDDVISEEDLRRIAIAVNGWIYPKDGPALHTAARGAAADAARAVRDVATLRVEVREALGRDWVDEDAIIAGVLTGLAARPPEEAATALVAVLGEERAAALGRALLATN; from the coding sequence TTGGCCAGATGGACAGACCTCGCCACCTGGCGTGGCCCTACCGTGAACAGCGGCAACGGCACCGGCAAACCCGACGAGCCGGCGGACCGCCTGGACGCGCATCACGGCGTCGTGGTGCACATCGCCGCCGGATACTTCGACGGCACCATCACCTGGCAGCGCAACCCGGCGTCGCGGGTGTCGTCGCACTTCATCGTGGCCAAGGACGGCCGGATCGCACAGATGGTCGACACCGACATCCGGGCATGGACCCAGCGGGCCGGCAACCGCACCTGGCTCAGCATCGAGAACGAAGGCTTCCTGCCGGACCCGCTGACCCCGCCGCAACTGGAGTCGAACGCCCAGCTGTTGGCCCGTGCCCACACCGAGCACGGTGTGCGGCTGCAGATCGCGTCGTCCCCTGACGGCCGCGGTCTCGGCCACCACAGCATGGGCGCCGAGAACGGATACGACTGGGGACACAGCCAATGCCCGGGGCCGGCGATCGTTGCCCAGAAGCCGGCGATCGTGGCCAGGGCGAAGCAAATCGTCGAAGGAGATGACGTGATCAGTGAGGAAGACCTCCGCAGGATCGCTATCGCGGTCAACGGCTGGATTTACCCCAAGGATGGGCCGGCGCTGCACACGGCGGCCCGTGGTGCCGCCGCTGATGCCGCGAGAGCGGTTCGTGACGTCGCAACCCTGCGGGTGGAGGTGCGGGAGGCGCTCGGCCGGGACTGGGTCGACGAGGACGCCATCATCGCCGGGGTGCTGACCGGGCTCGCCGCCCGGCCACCGGAGGAAGCGGCGACCGCCCTGGTCGCGGTCCTCGGCGAGGAGCGCGCCGCCGCGCTCGGCCGGGCGCTGCTCGCCACCAACTGA